The Phycisphaeraceae bacterium genome segment TTCACGACGAGTTCATCAATCGCGTCGCCAGCGACGCGCATCATCGGAACGCCGAGTGGTACAAGGCGATGATGTACCCCGGCCTGCTGGTCGCCGGCATGCTGCCCTGGGCGATCGGATGGTTTCGTCAGCCCCAATGGTGGCGGCCCGCGTGGCTGGTCAGGTGGCTGCGTGATCCGTTGCTGGCGCTGATGCTGCTCTGGATCGGTCTGTCGCTGATGGTGTTCATGCTCTCCAGTTCGCGACTGCCGCTCTACATTCTCCCGCTGTTTCCGGCGCTGGCGGTCTGCACCGGACGGATCATGCCGCTGTCTTTTCCTCATGATCGCGGGGCGCGGGCCTCGCTGGCGGCGACGGTTGGAATCGCCCTTCTGATCACGGCCGCCGGCGCGGTCATCGAAAGCCCGAAGGACGCCCGCCGCATGACGGCGGAGCTTCACCTCACGCCGGGCCTCGCCGAGGTGGTCTACGTCGATCGCCATCCGGTGTACGGCGTGTCGTTCTATTCGGGGCTTTCCGTTGAAGAGGTCGCGCTCCTTGATGATGCAAGGCCCGGCGCTCATTCCTTTGCGCAGGAGCTGGCCGAACGGGAGGGCCGCCTGGCCTTCGTAATCGGCTCGGACAAGGCCGACGCCCTGCGGCGGGCGCTGCGGGATGGACAGTGGCGCATCATCGACGAGATCGCTTATCGCAACAAGGTTCGCATCGTCGCCGAACCGGAGTCATCGCCGGAATCACGTGACAGGACCAGTTGACCCGTTCGGTCCGGCGCGGTTCCATACGCCCGTGATCAGTCGCCTTCAAGGAACCCTGCGCGTGGTGCGCGACGGTGCGGCGGATGTCCACTGCGGGCATCTCACGTACACGCTCCTCATCCCCGGCGTCGATCAGCAGCGGCTGGCGCGGCTGGTGGGCGAGACGGTCGAGTTCCATACGCTCCACTACCT includes the following:
- a CDS encoding glycosyltransferase family 39 protein; the encoded protein is MKDAGAAFPTIHRGGPTTTTWLAIGVVLVMAIAGLGVRPLWEPDEGRYVAVALEMLRSGDWLHPALHHEHPHYTKPPLTYWAIAASIGIFGPHEWAARLPNALAFIGAALCVAGLARRIAPGRAAVCAMVYATAAMPFIAHQIVTTDTLLTLFTTAGVTFFVYGWRSGQTYGRRWMDAMWLAFGLGFLTKGPPSLLPLAAVLGAVLIHDGPGGLRRLLSPVGVTLFLAVGGGWFALVMLQKPELAGYFLHDEFINRVASDAHHRNAEWYKAMMYPGLLVAGMLPWAIGWFRQPQWWRPAWLVRWLRDPLLALMLLWIGLSLMVFMLSSSRLPLYILPLFPALAVCTGRIMPLSFPHDRGARASLAATVGIALLITAAGAVIESPKDARRMTAELHLTPGLAEVVYVDRHPVYGVSFYSGLSVEEVALLDDARPGAHSFAQELAEREGRLAFVIGSDKADALRRALRDGQWRIIDEIAYRNKVRIVAEPESSPESRDRTS